In Phormidium yuhuli AB48, one genomic interval encodes:
- a CDS encoding eCIS core domain-containing protein — protein sequence MPSPRLTLHSRQSRRSDIRRHPQSRSRVRLRRLHHRLAVGLLSFFSCLTVVLSGWSVSEQTIVSCLSSHTLLGQICAGKVPEGLPKPVLIRLGAVSYQAIAQIMHHQYPYGSALTLSQKRYLRPFFGDLVDRVEVVYEVQLIDNWVGANLRLDVGSSNAQVYGNRIYIHQPYTPEDPEQLVLLAHELVHVRQSEDLGGLHAFGHEYFREYKRADLVYKENVFEREAFAIEDKFRQWLEQNFRRGSLRHRQPQRRPQRHSHGSESPGLHTPEIPRHP from the coding sequence ATGCCATCGCCTCGGTTAACCCTCCATTCCCGTCAGAGCCGCCGCTCAGACATAAGACGACATCCTCAAAGTCGTTCACGAGTGAGGTTAAGGCGCTTACACCACCGCCTAGCGGTGGGATTGCTGAGTTTTTTTAGCTGTTTGACGGTCGTCTTGTCCGGTTGGTCAGTATCGGAACAGACGATTGTTTCCTGCCTATCGAGTCATACTCTGCTCGGCCAGATTTGCGCCGGCAAAGTCCCGGAAGGTCTGCCCAAACCGGTTTTAATTCGTCTAGGAGCCGTATCCTACCAGGCGATCGCCCAAATTATGCACCATCAGTATCCTTATGGATCTGCCCTCACCCTCTCTCAGAAGCGATATCTACGCCCTTTTTTTGGCGATTTAGTCGATCGCGTTGAGGTCGTCTATGAGGTCCAACTGATTGATAACTGGGTGGGAGCTAACCTGCGGCTTGATGTCGGCTCATCCAATGCTCAGGTCTATGGGAACCGGATTTATATCCATCAGCCGTATACCCCCGAGGATCCCGAACAACTGGTGCTTCTGGCTCACGAGTTAGTCCATGTGCGCCAATCTGAAGACCTCGGAGGACTCCACGCCTTTGGTCATGAATATTTCCGGGAGTACAAGCGAGCGGATCTGGTGTATAAAGAGAACGTCTTTGAGCGGGAAGCCTTCGCCATTGAAGATAAATTCCGTCAATGGTTGGAGCAAAACTTCCGCCGGGGCAGTCTGCGGCATCGGCAACCCCAACGACGACCCCAGCGACACTCTCACGGCTCTGAATCTCCGGGTCTGCACACTCCCGAGATTCCCCGGCATCCTTAA
- a CDS encoding Lin0512 family protein produces the protein MARKRLIIEMGMGVDQHGQDPTVAAVRAVRNAIAHNALPGVWEVAGLDHPNQMYVDVQVAVPYPDQVRQEEVLAVLPFGHKTLRLEAGGMVTVGRAIAELEDKNDDMLIAVAAVTVSMD, from the coding sequence ATGGCTCGTAAACGTTTAATTATTGAGATGGGGATGGGAGTTGACCAACATGGCCAGGATCCTACCGTGGCCGCAGTCCGGGCGGTTCGTAATGCGATCGCCCATAATGCCCTACCGGGTGTTTGGGAAGTTGCGGGATTAGATCATCCCAATCAAATGTATGTTGATGTTCAGGTGGCGGTTCCCTATCCTGACCAGGTTCGGCAGGAGGAGGTCTTAGCGGTGTTGCCTTTTGGACACAAAACCCTGCGGCTTGAGGCGGGGGGAATGGTCACGGTGGGGCGAGCCATTGCGGAATTAGAGGATAAAAACGATGATATGCTCATCGCCGTTGCTGCTGTGACCGTCTCCATGGATTGA
- a CDS encoding DUF760 domain-containing protein: MNSLPHTGREKTDNPLWDYVQSLSPEAIAKLSQPNPEVAQVMERSIAGMLGTLPPEGFDVAVTTSRENLSKLLVSAMMNGYFLNSAHQRMAFDQSLQAVQMDDNADGDG, translated from the coding sequence ATGAACTCTCTACCTCACACTGGACGCGAGAAAACCGATAACCCCCTCTGGGATTATGTGCAGTCCCTCTCCCCTGAGGCGATCGCCAAACTCTCCCAGCCCAACCCGGAAGTAGCCCAGGTGATGGAACGCTCGATCGCCGGAATGTTAGGAACGCTGCCCCCGGAAGGCTTCGATGTCGCCGTTACGACATCCCGGGAAAATCTCAGCAAACTCCTCGTCTCTGCCATGATGAACGGGTATTTCCTCAACAGTGCCCATCAGCGGATGGCCTTTGACCAGTCCTTACAAGCGGTTCAAATGGATGACAATGCTGATGGTGATGGGTAA
- a CDS encoding glycosyltransferase family 39 protein: MKCLAWFVLGFGIRLIGLGTLPPWTDECATLAFSLGNSFLEVPLNQLIPPEQLLDPLQPTPGAGLGEVWQHLMQESTHPPLYFFLTHLWLQPVREASPEPLLWASRALSAFWGALTIPAMYGLGKRAFGSATVAHLAAALMALSPLGVFLAQEARHYTLAIFLAIASYYSFTLALETLFNPNSSAQRWLWGWTSVWILVNGLGIAVHYFFGLLPLMQGVVLGSHWLQGTVPRTARAWRGVGVAALGTAVTGLVWLPVWGGFVESDLTDWVSDGQLGVFESLGRGVLWLISMVFMAPLDVFVLPLWGLVLAAAGLLLALVALGYLLYRHRGKTRPQVRIWWQVFWVELLLLLGLTYSTGNDLTLAPRFFFPLLPVVLLLVAALLESAWLHQQKHVLSLGLILLVGSLSVVSNLSYLQNHRGDRLAGIINSTSDVPVILATTHKHHGQTGRLQAIAWELRRLNTSLPQQFLLAHPDEEHYPTDVLREELSTLSPPFDVWYINFHAPQVSDQQIPNWTRIPIPREQFPAVNGYRYDLVQYR; this comes from the coding sequence ATGAAATGTTTGGCTTGGTTTGTCCTGGGGTTCGGGATACGCCTGATTGGCTTAGGAACGTTACCTCCCTGGACCGATGAATGTGCCACCCTGGCGTTTAGTTTGGGGAATAGCTTTCTGGAGGTTCCCCTCAATCAATTGATTCCCCCTGAACAGCTGCTAGACCCATTACAACCCACTCCTGGGGCAGGTTTAGGGGAGGTTTGGCAACATTTAATGCAGGAAAGTACCCATCCACCCCTATATTTTTTTCTGACTCATCTCTGGCTGCAACCCGTCCGAGAGGCCTCTCCAGAACCGCTACTTTGGGCCAGTCGCGCCCTCTCCGCCTTTTGGGGAGCTTTAACAATTCCGGCGATGTATGGCTTAGGGAAGCGAGCTTTTGGCTCAGCCACCGTCGCTCACCTGGCGGCGGCGTTAATGGCTCTATCACCCCTGGGGGTCTTTTTAGCTCAGGAAGCTCGCCATTATACCTTGGCAATTTTCCTGGCGATCGCCTCCTACTATAGCTTTACCCTAGCCCTAGAAACTCTTTTTAACCCCAATTCCTCAGCACAACGATGGCTGTGGGGTTGGACGAGTGTCTGGATTCTGGTGAATGGCTTGGGAATTGCAGTGCATTACTTTTTTGGTCTGCTTCCTCTGATGCAGGGAGTGGTTTTAGGGAGCCATTGGCTTCAGGGGACTGTTCCTAGAACGGCGAGAGCTTGGCGAGGGGTGGGTGTGGCGGCGTTGGGGACGGCGGTGACTGGGTTGGTATGGCTTCCCGTCTGGGGTGGCTTTGTGGAGAGTGATTTAACGGATTGGGTGAGCGATGGCCAGTTAGGGGTATTTGAGTCTTTGGGCCGGGGGGTATTATGGCTGATTTCTATGGTCTTCATGGCTCCGTTGGATGTGTTTGTGCTACCGCTTTGGGGCTTGGTTTTGGCGGCAGCGGGCTTACTTTTGGCGTTGGTGGCGTTGGGGTATTTGCTCTATCGTCATAGGGGGAAAACTCGCCCTCAGGTGAGGATATGGTGGCAGGTGTTTTGGGTAGAATTGCTGCTCCTGTTAGGACTAACCTACAGTACGGGTAATGATTTAACGCTCGCCCCTCGTTTCTTTTTCCCTTTATTGCCAGTGGTCTTGTTGCTGGTGGCGGCGCTGTTAGAATCAGCTTGGCTACACCAACAGAAGCACGTGTTATCCTTGGGACTGATCCTGTTGGTGGGAAGTTTGAGTGTTGTTAGCAATCTAAGTTACTTACAAAACCATCGCGGCGATCGCCTCGCGGGGATTATCAACTCCACCTCAGATGTTCCTGTGATTTTGGCAACAACCCATAAGCATCATGGACAAACGGGACGGTTACAGGCGATCGCTTGGGAATTACGGCGCTTAAACACCTCTCTCCCTCAGCAGTTTCTCTTAGCTCACCCCGATGAGGAACACTATCCCACAGATGTGTTGAGGGAGGAGTTATCGACCCTTTCACCTCCGTTTGATGTCTGGTATATTAACTTCCATGCTCCCCAAGTCAGCGATCAACAGATACCAAACTGGACAAGGATTCCCATTCCGCGCGAGCAATTTCCGGCGGTGAATGGCTACCGATATGACCTGGTTCAGTATCGGTGA
- a CDS encoding response regulator has protein sequence MRPKKPKMLVVDDEPDNLDLLYRTFRREFQVYKAESGIQALEVLEKEGEVAVIVSDQRMPEMKGTEFLSKTVTQFPNTVRIILTGFTDIEDLVEAINSGQVYKYITKPWDPNELRGVVQRAADTYELLKQKTEELEWSQAQMAVLATLMDVAQTSTDIESSLQPIADALGENFQADSCILQLMDGSDLAGSPVCYGQDERIDLGDDPLAQEAIASQMVQGVANVAGDAELGQLESYQSTGVKAHLVLPVVFRKQLLALASLQWKSPNAIQENEVEWIHRCTQQMALALASAKLAS, from the coding sequence ATGCGACCCAAAAAACCGAAAATGCTGGTGGTTGACGATGAACCAGATAATTTAGATTTGCTCTATCGCACCTTTCGCCGAGAATTTCAGGTTTATAAAGCTGAAAGTGGCATCCAGGCCCTGGAGGTTCTGGAGAAAGAGGGCGAAGTGGCGGTGATCGTCTCGGATCAACGGATGCCGGAGATGAAAGGCACGGAGTTTTTAAGTAAAACCGTGACTCAATTTCCCAATACAGTCCGGATTATTCTGACGGGTTTTACGGATATTGAAGACTTAGTCGAGGCGATCAACTCTGGACAGGTCTATAAATATATCACTAAACCTTGGGACCCCAATGAGTTACGAGGGGTGGTCCAACGGGCCGCCGACACCTATGAGTTGCTGAAACAGAAAACCGAGGAACTCGAATGGTCTCAGGCCCAGATGGCGGTACTCGCCACCCTCATGGACGTGGCCCAAACTTCAACGGATATTGAATCATCGCTACAACCGATTGCCGATGCTCTGGGAGAGAACTTTCAGGCTGACAGTTGCATTTTGCAACTGATGGATGGGAGTGACCTAGCCGGTAGTCCGGTCTGTTACGGCCAAGACGAGAGAATTGACCTCGGGGATGATCCCTTGGCCCAAGAGGCGATCGCCAGTCAAATGGTGCAAGGGGTGGCGAACGTTGCCGGAGATGCAGAATTAGGGCAACTCGAAAGTTATCAATCTACAGGGGTGAAAGCTCATTTAGTGTTGCCGGTGGTCTTCCGTAAGCAACTTCTGGCCTTGGCCTCTCTGCAATGGAAAAGTCCCAATGCTATTCAAGAAAATGAGGTGGAATGGATTCACCGCTGTACCCAACAAATGGCATTGGCGTTGGCTTCTGCTAAGCTTGCTTCTTGA
- a CDS encoding type II toxin-antitoxin system MqsA family antitoxin has translation MNCVICKHGHTVPGKTTVTLDRDGVIIILKNVPAEICDNCGEYYLSDETTRVILEVAEQAMAKGIDLEVRQYAAC, from the coding sequence ATGAATTGCGTCATTTGCAAGCATGGACATACAGTCCCAGGAAAAACAACCGTGACCCTAGACCGGGATGGAGTGATCATCATCCTGAAAAACGTTCCCGCCGAAATTTGTGATAACTGTGGTGAGTATTATCTCAGTGATGAGACAACTCGGGTTATCCTCGAAGTTGCAGAACAGGCGATGGCCAAGGGAATTGACCTCGAAGTCCGTCAGTATGCTGCCTGTTGA
- the ubiE gene encoding bifunctional demethylmenaquinone methyltransferase/2-methoxy-6-polyprenyl-1,4-benzoquinol methylase UbiE: MSMQPDPGEIQQLFDRIAPLYDRLNDSLSFGTHRIWKQMAVNWSGAKGGDRVLDVCCGSGDIALLLAEVVGPTGTVVGADFSVAQLEVARHRSYQQLRSVDWIQADALQLPFEDESFDAATMGYGLRNLTDIPQGLHELYRVLKPGAGVAILDMHRPQSRGMRAFQQWYLDTLVVPTAQRFRVKEEYAYIAPSLDRFPSGSRQVQLAKLTGFQRVVHYPLMGGMMGVLVAQKP; encoded by the coding sequence ATGAGTATGCAGCCTGACCCAGGGGAGATTCAGCAACTTTTCGACCGCATCGCTCCCCTCTACGATCGCCTCAATGATAGCCTCAGTTTTGGCACTCACCGGATCTGGAAACAGATGGCAGTGAACTGGTCTGGGGCGAAGGGGGGCGATCGCGTCTTAGATGTCTGTTGCGGGAGTGGGGATATTGCCCTCCTTTTGGCGGAAGTGGTCGGTCCAACGGGGACGGTTGTGGGGGCTGATTTTTCCGTTGCTCAGTTAGAGGTGGCCCGCCATCGCAGTTACCAGCAGCTGCGATCGGTAGATTGGATTCAGGCCGATGCCTTACAACTGCCCTTTGAAGACGAGTCTTTCGACGCAGCGACCATGGGCTATGGCTTACGCAATCTCACGGATATTCCCCAAGGGTTACATGAACTCTACCGCGTTCTCAAACCTGGGGCAGGGGTTGCTATCCTAGATATGCACCGGCCCCAATCCCGGGGGATGCGAGCCTTCCAACAGTGGTATCTCGATACTTTAGTCGTTCCCACTGCCCAACGGTTTCGAGTTAAAGAGGAATATGCCTATATTGCCCCGAGTCTTGATCGCTTTCCCAGCGGTTCCCGACAGGTGCAACTGGCCAAGTTAACCGGGTTCCAACGAGTCGTCCATTACCCCCTCATGGGAGGAATGATGGGAGTCCTCGTCGCCCAGAAGCCCTAA
- a CDS encoding cupin-like domain-containing protein encodes MFIQEHQIPGIPVVLRHGVSEPEWNLEYLESKIGSEKFLCRFYGQERQTLDKRKWQTIGSGIAAKCLSFFEYASLVRSGEAHRDDIYLAKCPLATTSLANSPSLQALGPQFNLHKAMTDFNLWAGAGGHVESLHYDTFDGTLIQLSGQKRVVLFPPAQLSNLYPFPLMGHLHHGLKLRSWFSQVYPDKPDFETFPGLEEAFKHRYEVILNPGDVLYLPVGWWHEVSALGEGFVCSANRFWAVFPRRRVLSQWSSWRTYFAFLLSMPFMSLKFAQALMKPNRKEEVEKVIRMF; translated from the coding sequence ATGTTTATCCAAGAGCATCAAATCCCAGGGATTCCCGTTGTTTTACGCCATGGGGTCTCTGAACCGGAATGGAACCTGGAATATTTGGAATCAAAAATTGGCTCAGAAAAATTCCTCTGTCGCTTTTATGGTCAGGAGCGACAAACCCTTGACAAACGTAAATGGCAAACGATCGGCAGTGGGATTGCCGCCAAATGTCTCTCCTTTTTCGAGTATGCGAGCCTAGTGCGATCGGGAGAAGCCCACCGTGACGATATTTATTTAGCCAAATGTCCCCTAGCCACAACATCACTGGCCAACTCCCCCAGCCTGCAAGCCCTTGGTCCTCAATTTAATCTCCACAAAGCCATGACCGACTTCAATCTTTGGGCTGGAGCCGGTGGTCATGTTGAAAGTCTACACTACGACACCTTTGACGGAACCTTGATTCAATTATCCGGACAAAAACGGGTCGTCTTATTTCCTCCCGCCCAACTTTCTAATCTTTATCCCTTTCCCCTGATGGGACATCTACACCATGGCTTAAAACTACGGTCTTGGTTCAGCCAAGTCTATCCAGACAAACCTGATTTTGAGACATTTCCTGGTCTAGAGGAAGCCTTTAAACACCGCTATGAAGTCATTTTAAATCCAGGGGATGTTCTCTATCTTCCGGTTGGCTGGTGGCATGAAGTGAGTGCATTAGGAGAGGGATTTGTCTGTTCAGCCAACCGATTTTGGGCCGTGTTCCCCCGTCGCCGGGTTCTATCTCAATGGAGTTCCTGGCGTACCTATTTTGCCTTTTTATTATCCATGCCCTTCATGAGTCTTAAGTTTGCTCAAGCCCTCATGAAACCCAACCGCAAGGAAGAAGTCGAGAAAGTAATACGGATGTTTTAA
- a CDS encoding DUF445 domain-containing protein yields the protein MLLPDIWFLLIPPIAGGIIGYFTNDLAIKMLFRPYRAYYVGKYRLPFTPGLIPRNQERLAKRVSDTIMGSLLTPGELQKIARRLLAIERLQGAILWLLKMAQGSLKADPNDKSNKIIAGILRDLVGRSLPRILKVLARREDFLDRQLNQIFDDVLLEFQLTDSQAYQLSEWLMKIALSPNAVRLALIDFLTDRNILIIDESFREKSSGTYWLVANVLGLRNALVRLRNFCLDDKEQANKRLEEVIDSLSLQSRLKEFLQNLSLQNLPVSTVRQLRKTLKESVRKYIKTEGKALFESLSGSVDFENVAQLAITRLQSSSAVNDSLEPISYELALVLDRYLEEDLEKIVAQAIPILSIDKVIVDRVNATSPENLEMAVEGIVKSELQAIVNLGGLLGIFVGLVQSGILLLRP from the coding sequence TTGTTACTCCCAGACATTTGGTTTCTTCTTATCCCCCCAATTGCTGGCGGAATCATTGGCTATTTCACCAATGACCTCGCCATCAAAATGCTGTTTCGTCCCTATCGGGCCTATTATGTCGGTAAGTATCGCTTGCCCTTTACTCCCGGTTTGATTCCCCGGAACCAGGAACGTCTCGCAAAACGGGTTTCTGATACTATTATGGGCTCACTGTTAACGCCGGGGGAACTGCAAAAAATTGCTCGTCGTCTCTTGGCAATTGAGCGACTTCAAGGAGCAATTCTGTGGCTGCTCAAGATGGCACAGGGGAGTTTAAAGGCAGACCCAAATGATAAAAGCAATAAAATTATTGCAGGAATCTTACGCGACTTGGTGGGGCGATCGCTTCCCCGAATCTTAAAGGTCTTGGCACGACGAGAGGACTTCCTCGATCGCCAACTCAATCAAATTTTTGATGATGTTCTCTTAGAGTTTCAACTCACCGATAGCCAAGCTTATCAGCTATCGGAGTGGTTGATGAAAATCGCTCTATCTCCTAACGCCGTTCGCTTAGCTCTCATTGACTTTTTGACCGACCGAAATATTTTGATTATTGATGAAAGTTTCCGAGAAAAAAGTAGCGGAACCTATTGGTTGGTTGCCAATGTGTTAGGATTACGGAATGCTCTAGTTCGCCTGAGAAACTTTTGTTTAGATGATAAGGAGCAAGCCAATAAACGACTTGAAGAAGTGATAGACTCTCTTTCCTTGCAATCACGGCTGAAAGAGTTTTTACAAAACCTCTCCTTGCAAAACTTGCCCGTCTCTACAGTTAGACAACTACGAAAAACATTAAAAGAAAGTGTTCGCAAATATATTAAAACAGAAGGAAAAGCGTTATTTGAGAGTTTAAGCGGCTCCGTCGATTTTGAAAATGTCGCCCAATTAGCTATAACTCGTCTTCAATCTTCTTCGGCGGTGAATGATTCCTTAGAGCCAATTAGCTATGAGTTGGCTTTAGTGTTGGATCGCTATTTGGAAGAAGACCTAGAAAAGATTGTTGCTCAAGCCATTCCCATTTTATCCATCGACAAGGTGATTGTGGATCGAGTGAATGCAACATCTCCTGAAAATCTGGAAATGGCGGTAGAAGGAATTGTTAAAAGTGAGCTGCAAGCCATTGTCAATCTAGGAGGACTCTTGGGGATTTTTGTGGGTCTGGTTCAGTCTGGCATCTTATTACTACGCCCATGA
- a CDS encoding glycosyltransferase family 4 protein produces MPQHLYHLFAFLISAAIVLITTPWVKELGLRSGRVDIPNDRKVHDRPMVRLGGVSIFLGTLMALLLIWKLGGFIDTDGRYLDPATEYEIWGVTIGGLLFFLIGFADDLFNLSAITRLLLQMLVASVAWSVCGVSIDFLTIPFLGLVELPGLVSLPVTVIWLVGMANAINWIDGLDGLAAGVSGIAAVVLLVVSLFMEQPAAALIAAALAGGALGFLRYNFNPAQIFMGDGGSYYLGFTLAGVGAIGLVKSTAVTAVLLPYIILAVPIFDMSAVIVDRLRNGISPFAADKRHLHHRLLNAGLSHRFTVLFIYALTLWVGGLALAFAGLPSGQAYALAATSLLGYVAWKAWNYAR; encoded by the coding sequence ATGCCGCAACATCTGTATCATCTGTTTGCCTTTCTCATTTCCGCAGCCATTGTTCTGATTACTACCCCCTGGGTGAAGGAACTGGGCCTGCGTAGTGGCCGAGTCGATATTCCCAATGATCGCAAAGTTCACGATCGCCCCATGGTTCGCTTGGGAGGAGTGTCAATTTTCCTCGGGACTCTCATGGCCCTACTTCTAATTTGGAAGTTAGGGGGATTTATTGACACCGACGGTCGTTATCTCGATCCCGCCACAGAATATGAAATTTGGGGAGTGACCATTGGCGGACTTCTCTTTTTCCTGATTGGTTTTGCCGATGATTTATTTAATCTCTCTGCCATTACTCGCCTCCTCTTACAAATGCTGGTGGCTAGCGTGGCCTGGTCTGTCTGTGGGGTCAGCATTGATTTTCTCACCATTCCCTTCCTGGGCTTAGTAGAATTACCCGGATTGGTGAGTTTACCGGTGACGGTAATTTGGCTGGTGGGAATGGCCAATGCGATTAACTGGATTGATGGACTCGACGGACTGGCGGCGGGAGTGTCTGGGATTGCAGCGGTGGTTCTGTTGGTGGTGAGCTTATTTATGGAACAACCGGCAGCTGCCCTGATTGCGGCGGCGTTAGCCGGAGGGGCCCTAGGATTTCTGCGCTATAACTTCAACCCAGCCCAAATTTTTATGGGGGATGGTGGGTCCTATTATCTCGGCTTTACCTTAGCCGGCGTCGGGGCGATCGGTTTGGTCAAGAGTACCGCCGTTACAGCGGTGTTACTTCCCTATATTATTTTGGCCGTGCCGATTTTTGATATGTCAGCGGTGATTGTCGATCGCCTCCGCAATGGCATTTCTCCCTTTGCGGCCGACAAGCGACATCTCCATCATCGCCTACTCAATGCCGGACTCTCCCATCGCTTCACGGTTCTGTTTATCTATGCCTTAACCCTCTGGGTGGGTGGCTTGGCCTTAGCCTTTGCCGGACTTCCCAGCGGCCAAGCCTATGCCTTAGCGGCCACCTCGTTGCTGGGCTATGTGGCTTGGAAGGCCTGGAACTATGCCCGTTAG
- the hisA gene encoding 1-(5-phosphoribosyl)-5-[(5-phosphoribosylamino)methylideneamino]imidazole-4-carboxamide isomerase: protein MDVIPAIDLLGGRCVRLYQGDYEQSQTFSEDPVAMAQQWQDQGASRLHLVDLDGAKEGRPENSTVIEAITRRLSIPVQLGGGLRDRETVARVLDCGVERAILGTAAVEQPQLVQQLCQEFPGQIAVGIDARDGSVATRGWLETSEVKATDLAQQMADYGVAAIIYTDIHRDGTLRGPNREALRELAEAISVPVIASGGMSSVSDVLGLLSLESLGVTGAIIGRALYTGDISLQEAVRAVGEGRWQDVPPDLGSSALA from the coding sequence ATGGACGTCATTCCCGCAATTGATTTATTAGGTGGCCGTTGTGTCCGCCTTTACCAAGGAGACTATGAACAGTCGCAAACCTTTAGTGAAGATCCTGTAGCCATGGCGCAACAATGGCAAGACCAAGGAGCGAGTCGCCTCCATTTGGTCGATCTCGACGGGGCCAAGGAAGGTCGTCCTGAAAATAGCACTGTCATTGAAGCCATTACCCGTCGGCTATCCATTCCCGTCCAACTTGGGGGTGGCCTGCGCGATCGCGAGACAGTGGCCCGAGTCTTAGACTGTGGCGTTGAACGTGCCATTCTCGGAACCGCTGCCGTGGAACAGCCTCAATTGGTTCAACAACTCTGTCAGGAATTTCCAGGACAGATTGCCGTGGGGATTGATGCTCGTGACGGCTCAGTCGCCACCCGTGGCTGGCTGGAAACCTCAGAAGTTAAAGCCACAGATTTAGCACAACAGATGGCTGATTATGGGGTAGCCGCTATCATCTATACGGACATTCACCGAGATGGAACCCTCAGGGGTCCCAATCGTGAGGCCTTGCGAGAGTTGGCCGAGGCCATCTCCGTTCCGGTCATTGCCTCAGGTGGCATGAGTTCGGTCTCTGATGTATTGGGGTTACTCTCCCTGGAATCCTTGGGGGTAACCGGGGCAATTATCGGCCGGGCCCTCTATACGGGAGATATATCGCTCCAAGAGGCCGTTCGGGCCGTGGGTGAGGGACGTTGGCAAGACGTGCCACCGGACTTAGGATCCTCGGCTCTAGCTTAA
- the glyA gene encoding serine hydroxymethyltransferase, with translation MTQTNLDFLAASDPTLAEILNSELQRQRDHLELIASENFTSAAVLAAQGSVLTNKYAEGLPKKRYYGGCEHVDRAEQLAIDRAKALFGAAHANVQPHSGAQANFAVFLTLLKPGDTIMGMDLSHGGHLTHGSPVNVSGKWFNVHHYGVSQDSEELDYENIRQLALKHRPKLLICGYSAYPRTIHFDKFRAIADEVGAYLLADIAHIAGLVASGHHPNPLPHCHVVTTTTHKTLRGPRGGLILTQDAELGKKLDKAVFPGSQGGPLEHVIAAKAVAFGEALKPEFKTYSAQVIENAQAMARQLQERGLKIVSNGTDNHLMLVDLRSVKMTGKRADALVSGVNITANKNTVPFDPESPFVTSGLRLGSPAMTTRGLGVEDFKEIANIIADRLLNPDDEAVANTCRQRVATLCQQFPLYPHLRIPVPAMA, from the coding sequence ATGACTCAGACTAACTTAGACTTCCTGGCCGCCAGTGATCCCACCTTAGCGGAGATCCTCAACTCAGAACTGCAACGCCAGCGGGATCACCTAGAACTCATCGCCAGCGAAAACTTCACCTCCGCTGCGGTTCTCGCGGCCCAAGGCTCAGTTCTCACCAATAAATACGCCGAAGGCCTACCCAAAAAACGCTACTACGGTGGCTGTGAACATGTCGATCGCGCCGAACAACTAGCCATCGACCGAGCCAAAGCATTATTTGGGGCAGCCCACGCCAACGTTCAGCCCCATTCCGGCGCCCAAGCCAATTTTGCCGTTTTCCTGACCTTACTGAAGCCAGGAGACACCATTATGGGCATGGATTTGTCTCATGGGGGTCACCTCACCCATGGCTCCCCAGTCAATGTCTCCGGGAAATGGTTTAACGTCCACCATTATGGCGTCAGCCAAGACAGCGAAGAACTCGACTACGAAAACATCCGTCAACTGGCCCTCAAGCACCGGCCTAAACTCCTCATTTGCGGCTACTCCGCCTACCCTCGCACCATCCACTTCGACAAATTCCGGGCCATTGCCGACGAAGTCGGAGCCTACCTCCTCGCCGACATTGCCCATATCGCCGGACTCGTCGCCAGTGGTCATCACCCCAACCCCCTCCCCCATTGTCACGTGGTCACCACCACCACCCATAAAACCCTACGAGGTCCCCGGGGAGGTCTGATTCTGACTCAGGATGCTGAGTTGGGTAAAAAACTCGATAAAGCTGTCTTCCCCGGTAGCCAAGGGGGTCCCTTGGAACATGTCATCGCCGCCAAAGCTGTCGCGTTTGGGGAAGCCCTGAAACCCGAATTTAAAACCTATTCGGCACAAGTGATTGAGAATGCCCAGGCCATGGCCCGGCAACTTCAGGAACGGGGTCTCAAAATTGTCTCCAATGGCACCGACAACCATTTAATGCTGGTCGATTTGCGATCGGTGAAAATGACCGGGAAACGAGCCGACGCATTGGTGAGTGGGGTCAATATCACCGCCAACAAGAACACCGTTCCCTTCGATCCAGAATCACCCTTCGTTACCAGTGGCTTACGGTTAGGGTCTCCCGCCATGACCACTCGCGGCCTAGGTGTTGAGGACTTTAAGGAAATCGCCAACATCATCGCCGATCGCCTCCTCAACCCAGACGATGAGGCCGTCGCCAACACCTGCCGCCAACGGGTAGCTACCCTCTGTCAGCAGTTCCCGCTGTATCCACATTTACGGATTCCCGTCCCAGCTATGGCGTAG